The Hornefia porci genome contains the following window.
CTTCCTTGCGGTACTCCTGATATGCCTGCCGTATCTCGCCGAGATATTGCTTCGTGAGGTTCTGGACGCGCGCCTGCGCTTCCTGCTTCTGGCGTGCCATCTCCGTCACACTGGCTCCCCTACCGCGTATATCCTTAGCGAGATTGCTGCGGAAGGCAGCCTGTAGGCCCCTCTCGTCAAGGAGGGCATCGAGCTTTCTCACCGAGAAGGAGTAGCGGGCATTGTCCCGGTCGGTTGCGTACAGCCTTCCGTTTCGGAACTGCGTATCGACGCCCCATGATTCCAGCTGCTCCCGGTACTCGTAGATGCTTTCCGCTTTCGTCGCGGCGAGACGGCAGAGTTCGCGCAGGTTCGTCTTGTAGGAGGAATCGCCGCGTGCGGCGATAGCCCGTTCAATTTTGGACGGCTGCTTTGCGTGGACCGTTGAGTTCGATGTGCCCCTTTCCACCTGCCTGAGATTCCACGCATCGTCCATCGCCCGAATCCGTTTCGCCCGCTCCCTCTTAGCGTCCGCACCTCGACCCTCGTTCAGGCGGTTTCCGGTTGACAGGTCGCTGCGGTTGATGACCATATGGACGGCGTAGCGGTGCGTCCCGTCTGCCTTACAGAACTCGTTGTGCAGGGCCATGACCACCTGCTGGTGTGGATAGTAGGTGGCGATATAATTCTTTGCGTAGCGCATGCAGTCTTCGGGGCGGAGAGAGCCGCCGTTGATGTCGCACTCGTCGGGATTGAAGCCGAGTATCTGATGATAGAGAATCGTGTTCTTTGTCATCTTTCCATCCCGGTCTTTCCTT
Protein-coding sequences here:
- a CDS encoding relaxase/mobilization nuclease domain-containing protein yields the protein MTIIKQTSVSSSRHQKNLRNYINNDKKVLLRDSQNMELCPDLKRWAWFMAKTREGFGHDKASRKDRDGKMTKNTILYHQILGFNPDECDINGGSLRPEDCMRYAKNYIATYYPHQQVVMALHNEFCKADGTHRYAVHMVINRSDLSTGNRLNEGRGADAKRERAKRIRAMDDAWNLRQVERGTSNSTVHAKQPSKIERAIAARGDSSYKTNLRELCRLAATKAESIYEYREQLESWGVDTQFRNGRLYATDRDNARYSFSVRKLDALLDERGLQAAFRSNLAKDIRGRGASVTEMARQKQEAQARVQNLTKQYLGEIRQAYQEYRKEVHAMKGRPLEEIPKLRLKRPPEGIENNSEVRRDLLAYWRGADELRAEMASDTPVRKAHTERSHGGTGQAGTGRQRGSAAREAGQRNDERG